A genome region from Streptomyces antimycoticus includes the following:
- a CDS encoding transposase family protein — protein MARALTGGRVGTPPHRKWKKNAPDWCEEMHERQRKAHSSRRIRVEHGIAHLKNWRALARHLGRRERMSDTVQAVAGLLSHQRTADLNPTRQV, from the coding sequence GTGGCGAGGGCTCTGACCGGCGGGCGCGTGGGGACACCACCGCACCGTAAGTGGAAGAAGAACGCCCCGGACTGGTGCGAGGAGATGCATGAGCGGCAGCGCAAGGCACATTCCTCGCGACGTATCCGGGTCGAGCACGGCATCGCCCACCTGAAGAACTGGCGGGCCCTTGCCCGCCACCTCGGCCGCCGCGAACGCATGAGCGACACCGTTCAGGCGGTCGCCGGCCTGCTGTCGCATCAGCGGACCGCGGACCTGAACCCGACACGGCAGGTGTGA